In a single window of the Delftia tsuruhatensis genome:
- a CDS encoding outer membrane protein assembly factor BamD gives MQRIPLSIVPAVLIAGALTACSSTQQDPTAKWTPDRLYTEARDEASSGAFDKAVPLFEKLEGRAAGTPLAQQAQLDKAYAQYKGGEKVQATATLDRFLKLHPASPATDYALYLKGLVNFNDNLGMFSWLSRQDLSERDQKAAKDSFESFRELVTRFPQSRYAEDSRLRMQYIVNSLAQYEVHVARYYYNRGAYVAAIARAQTAVKDYQGVPAVREAMQILVKSYDALGMEQLRDDAQRVLTASYGQGAEQEALTAKKSSWWKLW, from the coding sequence ATGCAGCGTATTCCCCTGTCCATCGTTCCCGCCGTGCTGATCGCAGGCGCCCTGACGGCCTGCTCCAGTACGCAACAAGACCCTACGGCCAAGTGGACTCCGGACCGCCTCTACACCGAGGCACGCGATGAAGCCTCCTCGGGCGCCTTCGACAAGGCCGTGCCCCTGTTCGAAAAGCTCGAGGGCCGGGCTGCCGGCACGCCCCTGGCCCAGCAGGCCCAGCTCGACAAGGCCTACGCCCAGTACAAGGGGGGCGAGAAAGTCCAGGCCACGGCCACTCTGGACCGCTTCCTCAAGCTGCACCCGGCCAGCCCCGCCACCGACTACGCCCTCTACCTCAAGGGCCTGGTGAACTTCAACGACAACCTGGGCATGTTCTCCTGGCTGTCGCGCCAGGACCTGTCCGAACGCGACCAGAAAGCCGCCAAGGACTCCTTCGAGTCCTTCCGCGAACTGGTCACGCGATTCCCGCAATCGCGCTATGCCGAGGATTCGCGCCTGCGGATGCAGTACATCGTCAATTCGCTGGCGCAGTACGAAGTCCATGTGGCCCGCTACTACTACAACCGCGGTGCCTACGTGGCCGCGATCGCGCGCGCGCAAACCGCCGTCAAGGACTACCAGGGCGTGCCTGCCGTGCGCGAGGCCATGCAGATCCTCGTGAAATCCTACGACGCGCTGGGCATGGAGCAGTTGCGCGACGATGCGCAGCGCGTGCTGACTGCCTCCTACGGCCAGGGCGCCGAGCAAGAGGCGCTCACGGCGAAGAAGTCATCGTGGTGGAAGCTGTGGTGA
- a CDS encoding ATP-dependent DNA helicase: MPSLTAAVQAAFAPQGLLSRAEAQFRPREGQTRMALAVAQAIGQGRTLVVEAGTGVGKTYAYLVPALLSGQRLLVSTATRALQDQLFARDLPRLVAALGLPLRMARLKGRSAYLCTERLERVRQGRTAPQDPQVLRGVALVEHWARTTRTGDMSELPVLDERSPVLPLVTSTRDNCLGSGCPHWQACHVNVARRQALEADVVVINHHLMFADLDVRESGVAQLLPSVGVVVVDEAHQLNDTGVQFAGQSLSGQQLTGYVRDVLRAGQAQARGMADWLVLSAAVEHALRELRLQAGPVPAGARLPWQGVTPQGLDAPRWRAAMVALGRSLRALIAPLAQLQVSDPELRRLFERGSELLQRLAGFAAAAADDSVRWLELGSQHLRMLESPLTIAQTMRTRLLGAMPQESPDLVQEPQGEVAVVPSSAGPTWIFTSATLGDDERLSWFTEPCGLRGAQVLRVDSPFDYARQAALYVPQPFAAAGSASHSAEVARLALDAAQRIGGRTLVLTTTLRALHAIGDVLRQSLGLFGELDVLVQGQGPKLALIERFVAAGQKGRGCILVASATFWEGVDLPGDALQLVVIDKLPFPPPDDPLVEARSRSLEAVGRQAFADYMLPEAAMALKQGAGRLIRRETDRGVLVVCDSRLATMGYGRRLRAALPPMRDLSGEAAFMEALQALAQPAREVTTASTTMTSSP; encoded by the coding sequence GTGCCATCCCTGACAGCCGCCGTGCAAGCGGCATTCGCTCCGCAAGGCCTGTTGTCGCGCGCCGAGGCGCAGTTTCGGCCCCGCGAAGGCCAGACCCGCATGGCGCTGGCCGTGGCCCAGGCCATCGGGCAGGGCCGGACCCTGGTCGTCGAGGCTGGCACGGGCGTGGGAAAAACCTATGCCTATCTGGTGCCGGCCCTGCTCAGCGGTCAGCGCCTGCTGGTGTCCACTGCCACGCGTGCGCTGCAGGACCAGCTGTTTGCGCGCGACCTGCCGCGCCTCGTCGCGGCCCTGGGGTTGCCCCTGCGCATGGCACGTCTGAAGGGCCGCAGCGCCTATCTGTGCACGGAGCGTCTGGAGCGCGTGCGCCAGGGACGCACCGCACCGCAGGACCCCCAGGTGCTGCGCGGCGTGGCCCTGGTCGAGCACTGGGCGCGCACCACCCGCACGGGGGACATGAGTGAATTGCCGGTGCTGGACGAGCGCTCGCCGGTCCTGCCCCTCGTCACCTCCACGCGCGACAACTGCCTGGGCTCCGGCTGTCCCCACTGGCAGGCCTGCCATGTCAATGTGGCGCGCCGCCAGGCGCTGGAGGCTGATGTGGTGGTCATCAATCACCATCTGATGTTTGCCGACCTCGATGTGCGGGAGTCGGGCGTGGCCCAGCTGTTGCCCAGCGTGGGCGTGGTAGTGGTGGATGAGGCCCACCAGCTCAATGATACCGGCGTGCAGTTCGCGGGCCAGAGCCTGTCGGGCCAGCAACTGACCGGCTATGTCCGCGACGTGCTGCGTGCCGGCCAGGCCCAGGCGCGGGGCATGGCCGACTGGCTTGTGCTGTCGGCCGCCGTGGAACATGCCCTGCGCGAGCTGCGCCTGCAGGCCGGACCCGTGCCGGCTGGCGCACGCCTGCCATGGCAGGGTGTGACGCCGCAGGGGCTGGATGCACCACGCTGGCGTGCGGCAATGGTGGCCCTGGGGCGCAGCCTGCGGGCGTTGATCGCACCGCTGGCGCAGTTGCAGGTCAGCGATCCGGAGTTGCGCCGCCTGTTCGAGCGCGGCAGCGAGCTGCTCCAGCGCCTGGCGGGCTTTGCCGCCGCTGCCGCAGATGACAGCGTGCGCTGGCTGGAGCTGGGCAGCCAGCATCTGCGCATGCTGGAGTCGCCCCTGACCATTGCGCAGACCATGCGCACGCGCTTGCTGGGAGCGATGCCGCAGGAAAGCCCGGACTTGGTGCAGGAACCGCAGGGCGAGGTCGCCGTGGTGCCATCCTCCGCAGGACCCACCTGGATCTTCACTTCGGCCACCCTGGGCGATGACGAACGCCTGAGCTGGTTCACCGAACCGTGCGGACTGCGTGGAGCGCAGGTGCTGCGCGTGGACAGCCCTTTCGACTACGCGCGCCAGGCAGCACTCTATGTGCCCCAGCCCTTCGCGGCGGCCGGCAGTGCCTCGCACAGTGCCGAGGTGGCGCGGCTGGCGCTGGATGCCGCCCAGCGCATTGGCGGGCGCACGCTGGTGCTCACCACGACGCTGAGGGCCCTGCACGCCATCGGCGATGTGCTGCGCCAGTCCCTGGGACTGTTCGGCGAACTGGACGTGCTGGTCCAGGGACAGGGGCCCAAGCTCGCCTTGATAGAGCGCTTTGTCGCCGCAGGGCAGAAGGGGCGGGGCTGCATTCTCGTGGCCTCGGCCACCTTCTGGGAAGGCGTGGATCTGCCAGGCGACGCCCTGCAGCTGGTGGTCATCGACAAGCTGCCGTTTCCGCCGCCCGACGATCCGCTGGTCGAGGCGCGCTCCCGCAGCCTGGAGGCCGTGGGCCGCCAAGCCTTCGCGGATTACATGCTGCCCGAGGCGGCCATGGCGCTCAAGCAGGGGGCAGGGCGCCTGATCCGCCGCGAGACGGATCGCGGCGTGCTGGTCGTCTGTGATTCCAGGCTGGCCACGATGGGCTATGGCCGGCGGCTGCGCGCGGCCCTGCCACCCATGCGGGACCTGTCCGGCGAGGCGGCCTTCATGGAGGCGCTGCAGGCGCTGGCGCAGCCTGCGCGAGAGGTCACCACAGCTTCCACCACGATGACTTCTTCGCCGTGA
- a CDS encoding PP2C family protein-serine/threonine phosphatase: MQPAYRLQASTGIHRGDRQYQQDQVMLMAHPYVHGCLLGVLADGMGGRSGGRKASDQVMLTARQLFERFEPHTEDCTALLESIVHESHTMIRLTAISAEQEPHSTIAAFILLPQGRCHWVHSGDSRIYHYQGATMVQRTKDHSYVQALVDRGELTEFEAHVHPKSNILLGCLGTEAEPPMSHHVIERLHPGATLMACSDGIWHYYTAQELGTVLNALTPREATEFLIDKARARAQGGGDNLSLVIVKLEAIEQPATA, translated from the coding sequence ATGCAGCCAGCGTACCGACTCCAAGCCTCCACCGGCATCCACCGTGGTGACAGGCAATACCAGCAAGACCAGGTGATGCTGATGGCCCATCCCTATGTCCATGGCTGCCTGCTGGGCGTGCTGGCCGACGGCATGGGCGGACGCAGCGGCGGGCGCAAGGCATCCGACCAGGTGATGCTCACGGCACGCCAGCTGTTCGAGCGCTTCGAGCCCCACACCGAGGACTGCACGGCACTGCTGGAGAGCATCGTCCACGAGTCGCATACGATGATCCGGTTGACGGCCATCTCGGCCGAGCAGGAGCCGCACAGCACGATCGCCGCCTTCATCCTCCTGCCCCAGGGGCGCTGCCACTGGGTGCATTCCGGAGATTCACGCATCTACCATTACCAGGGCGCGACCATGGTCCAGCGGACCAAGGACCACTCCTATGTCCAGGCCCTGGTGGACCGGGGCGAACTCACGGAGTTCGAGGCCCATGTGCACCCCAAGTCCAACATCCTGCTGGGATGCCTGGGCACCGAAGCCGAGCCACCGATGAGCCACCATGTGATCGAGCGCCTGCACCCGGGCGCCACGCTCATGGCCTGCAGCGACGGCATCTGGCACTACTACACGGCACAGGAGCTGGGCACCGTGCTCAATGCACTGACCCCGCGCGAGGCCACGGAATTCCTGATCGACAAGGCGCGTGCACGTGCCCAGGGGGGCGGCGACAATCTGTCGCTGGTGATCGTCAAGCTGGAGGCGATCGAGCAACCGGCCACGGCCTGA
- the zapE gene encoding cell division protein ZapE: MSVSVKEAYEAELVAKGFHSDPAQLRAVEALQRCADDWAAYRQRRSNAFKKLINRPEIPRGVYMYGGVGRGKSFLMDCFFNAVPIRRKVRLHFHEFMREVHRELAVLQGTQNPLDVLGARISKKYKLICFDEFHVADITDAMILHRLLVSLFANGVGFVTTSNFKPDELYPGGLHRDRILPAIALLNERMEVVNVDNGTDYRRRTLENAKLYHTPLGAEADAAMTETFDKLAEVKDEDPVLHIEAREIRARRRAGGVVWFDFRELCGGPRSQNDYLEIASQFHTVLLSDVPYMPVNMASPARRFTWLVDVLYDRRVKLVISAAVPPEQLYTEGPLAHEFPRTVSRLNEMQSREFLALERRVVDTRLT; encoded by the coding sequence ATGAGCGTTTCCGTGAAAGAGGCCTATGAGGCCGAGCTGGTGGCCAAGGGCTTTCACAGCGATCCGGCGCAATTGCGCGCCGTCGAGGCGCTGCAGCGCTGCGCCGATGACTGGGCGGCCTACCGCCAGCGCCGCTCCAACGCCTTCAAGAAGCTCATCAACCGGCCAGAGATTCCCCGTGGTGTCTACATGTACGGCGGTGTGGGGCGCGGCAAGAGCTTTCTCATGGACTGCTTCTTCAACGCCGTGCCGATCCGCCGCAAGGTGCGCCTGCACTTCCATGAATTCATGCGGGAGGTCCATCGTGAGCTGGCCGTGCTGCAGGGCACGCAAAATCCGCTCGATGTGCTGGGTGCGCGCATCTCCAAGAAGTACAAGCTGATCTGCTTTGACGAATTTCACGTGGCCGACATCACGGACGCGATGATCCTGCACCGGCTGCTGGTATCGCTGTTCGCCAATGGCGTGGGCTTCGTCACCACCTCCAACTTCAAGCCTGACGAACTGTATCCGGGTGGCCTGCACCGTGACCGTATCCTGCCGGCCATAGCCCTGCTCAACGAGCGCATGGAGGTGGTCAACGTGGACAACGGCACCGACTACCGCCGGCGCACGCTGGAAAACGCCAAGCTCTACCATACGCCCCTGGGCGCCGAAGCCGACGCGGCCATGACGGAGACCTTCGACAAGCTGGCCGAGGTCAAGGACGAGGACCCCGTGCTCCACATCGAGGCACGCGAGATCCGCGCGCGCCGCCGCGCCGGCGGCGTGGTCTGGTTCGACTTCCGCGAACTGTGCGGTGGCCCGCGCTCGCAGAACGACTACCTGGAGATCGCGAGCCAGTTCCACACCGTGCTGCTGTCCGACGTGCCGTACATGCCGGTCAACATGGCCTCGCCCGCGCGGCGCTTCACCTGGCTGGTGGACGTGCTGTACGACCGCAGGGTCAAGCTGGTCATCTCGGCCGCCGTACCACCCGAGCAGCTTTACACTGAGGGTCCGCTGGCCCATGAATTCCCGCGCACGGTCTCGCGATTGAACGAGATGCAGTCCAGGGAGTTCCTGGCGCTGGAGCGCCGTGTGGTGGACACCCGCCTGACCTGA
- the lpdA gene encoding dihydrolipoyl dehydrogenase: MSKQFDVIVIGAGPGGYIAAIRAAQLGFNVACIDEWKNAAGGAAPGGTCTNVGCIPSKALLQSSEHFEHANLHFADHGISTGKVEMDVAKMIARKDAIVKQNNDGILYLFKKNKVTFFHGRGSFVKAAEGGYEIKVAGKDEEVITGKQIVIATGSNARALPGVPFDEENILSNDGALRLGKTPKKLALIGAGVIGLEMGSVWRRLGAEVTVLEGMDKFLPAVDEQIAKEAKKAFDKQGLKIELGVKIGEVKSSKKGVSIAYTNAKGEAQQLEADKLIISIGRVANTVGLNPEAVGLALDERGAIVVDEDCKTNLPGVWAVGDVVRGPMLAHKAEEEAVAVAERIAGQHGHVNFGTIPWVIYTSPEIAWVGRTEQQLKEQGVKYKAGSFPFLANGRARALGDTTGMVKFLADAETDEILGVHMVGPMVSELISEAVVAMEFKASSEDIARICHAHPSLSESTKEAALAVDKRTLNF, encoded by the coding sequence ATGAGCAAGCAATTCGACGTCATCGTCATCGGCGCGGGCCCTGGCGGCTACATCGCCGCCATCCGTGCCGCCCAACTGGGCTTCAACGTGGCCTGCATCGACGAGTGGAAGAACGCCGCCGGCGGCGCCGCTCCGGGTGGCACCTGCACCAACGTGGGCTGCATTCCCTCCAAGGCCCTGCTTCAGTCGTCCGAGCACTTCGAGCACGCCAACCTGCACTTCGCCGACCATGGCATCTCCACCGGAAAGGTCGAGATGGACGTGGCCAAGATGATCGCCCGCAAGGATGCGATCGTGAAGCAGAACAACGACGGCATCCTGTACCTGTTCAAGAAGAACAAGGTCACCTTCTTCCACGGCCGCGGCTCCTTCGTCAAGGCTGCCGAGGGCGGCTACGAGATCAAGGTCGCCGGCAAGGACGAGGAAGTCATCACCGGCAAGCAGATCGTGATCGCCACCGGCTCCAACGCCCGCGCGCTGCCTGGCGTGCCCTTCGATGAAGAGAACATCCTGTCCAACGACGGCGCGCTGCGCCTGGGCAAGACCCCCAAGAAGCTGGCCCTGATCGGCGCCGGCGTGATCGGCCTGGAAATGGGCTCGGTCTGGCGCCGACTGGGCGCGGAAGTGACCGTGCTGGAGGGCATGGACAAGTTCCTGCCGGCCGTGGACGAGCAGATCGCCAAGGAAGCCAAGAAGGCCTTCGACAAGCAGGGCCTGAAGATCGAGCTGGGCGTGAAGATCGGCGAAGTCAAGAGCAGCAAGAAGGGCGTGTCCATCGCCTACACCAATGCCAAGGGCGAAGCCCAGCAACTCGAAGCGGACAAGCTCATCATCTCCATCGGCCGCGTGGCCAACACCGTCGGCCTGAACCCCGAAGCCGTGGGCCTGGCGCTGGACGAGCGCGGTGCCATCGTCGTCGATGAGGACTGCAAGACCAACCTGCCGGGCGTCTGGGCTGTGGGCGACGTGGTGCGCGGTCCCATGCTGGCGCACAAGGCCGAGGAAGAGGCCGTGGCCGTGGCCGAGCGCATCGCCGGCCAGCATGGCCATGTGAACTTCGGCACCATCCCCTGGGTGATCTACACCAGCCCTGAAATTGCCTGGGTGGGCCGCACCGAGCAGCAACTGAAGGAGCAGGGCGTGAAGTACAAGGCCGGCAGCTTCCCCTTCCTGGCCAACGGCCGCGCGCGCGCGCTGGGCGACACCACCGGCATGGTCAAGTTCCTGGCCGATGCCGAGACCGATGAAATCCTGGGCGTGCACATGGTCGGCCCCATGGTCTCCGAGCTGATCTCCGAAGCCGTGGTCGCCATGGAGTTCAAGGCATCGAGCGAAGACATCGCGCGCATCTGCCATGCCCACCCCTCGCTGTCCGAGTCCACCAAGGAAGCCGCTCTGGCGGTCGACAAGCGCACTCTGAACTTCTGA
- the odhB gene encoding 2-oxoglutarate dehydrogenase complex dihydrolipoyllysine-residue succinyltransferase, with protein MAIVEVKVPQLSESIAEATMLTWKKKAGEAVAIDEILIEIETDKVVLEVPAPAAGVLSEIVQGDGATVVAEQLIAKIDTEGVAGVAAAAPAAAPAAAAPAAAPAAAAATGGNKGDVAMPAAAKLLAENNLSAANVAGSGKDGRVTKGDALAAIKGGVQSTAAVIPTGVPTKALPQVAAPAGKEDLSGRPEQRVPMSRLRARVAERLLQSQSTNAILTTFNEVNMAPVMELRKKFQDAFTKEHGTKLGFMSFFVKAAVHALKKYPVLNASVDGNDIVYHGYFDIGIAVGSPRGLVVPILRNADQMSFADIEKKIAEFGKKAAEGKLGIEEMTGGTFSISNGGTFGSMMSTPIINPPQSAILGVHATKDRAMVENGQVVVRPMNYLAMSYDHRIIDGREAVLGLVAMKDALEDPSRLLFDL; from the coding sequence ATGGCTATCGTTGAAGTCAAAGTTCCCCAGCTGTCCGAGTCCATCGCTGAGGCCACCATGCTCACCTGGAAGAAGAAGGCAGGTGAAGCCGTCGCGATCGATGAGATCCTGATCGAGATCGAGACCGACAAGGTCGTGCTCGAAGTGCCCGCGCCCGCCGCTGGCGTACTGTCCGAGATCGTGCAAGGCGACGGCGCTACCGTCGTGGCCGAACAACTGATCGCCAAGATCGACACCGAAGGCGTGGCCGGCGTCGCCGCTGCCGCTCCCGCAGCAGCTCCCGCCGCCGCGGCGCCTGCTGCCGCCCCGGCAGCCGCAGCCGCCACCGGTGGCAACAAGGGCGACGTGGCCATGCCCGCAGCCGCCAAGCTGCTGGCCGAGAACAACCTGTCGGCCGCCAACGTGGCGGGCTCCGGCAAGGATGGCCGCGTGACCAAGGGCGATGCCCTGGCCGCCATCAAGGGCGGTGTGCAGTCCACGGCTGCTGTCATCCCCACGGGCGTGCCTACCAAGGCGCTGCCCCAGGTAGCCGCTCCCGCCGGCAAGGAAGACCTCAGCGGCCGTCCCGAGCAGCGCGTGCCCATGAGCCGCCTGCGTGCCCGCGTGGCCGAGCGCCTGCTGCAGTCGCAGTCCACCAACGCGATCCTGACCACTTTCAACGAAGTGAACATGGCCCCCGTGATGGAACTGCGCAAGAAGTTCCAGGACGCCTTCACCAAGGAACACGGCACCAAGCTGGGCTTCATGTCCTTCTTCGTCAAGGCGGCAGTGCACGCCCTGAAGAAGTACCCCGTTCTCAATGCTTCCGTGGACGGCAACGACATCGTCTACCACGGCTACTTCGACATCGGTATCGCCGTGGGCTCGCCCCGCGGCCTGGTGGTGCCCATCCTGCGCAACGCCGACCAGATGAGCTTCGCCGACATCGAAAAGAAGATCGCCGAATTCGGCAAGAAGGCTGCCGAAGGCAAGCTGGGCATTGAAGAAATGACCGGCGGCACCTTCTCCATCTCCAATGGCGGCACCTTCGGCTCGATGATGTCCACTCCCATCATCAACCCGCCCCAGTCGGCCATCCTGGGCGTGCACGCCACCAAGGATCGCGCCATGGTCGAGAACGGCCAGGTCGTGGTGCGCCCGATGAACTATCTGGCCATGTCCTATGACCACCGCATCATCGACGGCCGTGAAGCCGTGCTGGGCCTGGTCGCCATGAAGGATGCGCTGGAAGATCCTTCGCGCCTGCTGTTCGACCTGTAA
- a CDS encoding 2-oxoglutarate dehydrogenase E1 component, with product MSDQTSVYQAYQGNTYLFGGNAPYVEEMYENYLANPGSVPDSWREYFDALQHVPAVDGSDAKDVPHQPVINAFAERAKQGGTKVVVASGADSELGRKRTAVQQLIAAYRNVGARWADLDPLKRTERPEIPELEPSFYGFTDADQETVFNTSNTFFGKESMSLRELMNALRETYCGTIGSEYMYATDQVQKRWWQQKLETIRAKANFDADKKKRILDRLTAAEGLERYLHTKYVGQKRFSLEGGESFIVAMDELINAAGQKGVQEVVIGMAHRGRLNVLVNTLGKMPKDLFAEFDHTAPEDLPAGDVKYHQGFSSDVSTAGGPVHLSLAFNPSHLEIVNPVVEGSVRSRMDRRDDPHGKQVLPVLVHGDAAFAGQGVNQETLALAQTRGYTTGGTVHIIINNQIGFTTSDPRDTRSTLYCTDIVKMIESPVLHVNGDDPEAVALAVQLALEFRMEFSKDVVVDIVCFRKLGHNEQDTPALTQPLMYKKIGTHPGTRKLYADKLATQGLGETLGDDMAKAYRAAMDEGRHTVDPVLTNFKSKYAVDWSPFLGKTWTDAGDTAIPLTEWKRLAERITTIPETVTPHALVKKVYDDRAAMGRGEVNVDWGMGEHMAFASLVASGYPVRLSGEDCGRGTFTHRHSVIHDQKREKWSEGTYIPLQNVADSQAPFTVIDSILSEEAVLGFEYGYASNDPNTLVIWEAQFGDFANGAQVVIDQFIASGEVKWGRINGITLMLPHGYEGQGPEHSSARLERFMQLAADTNMQIVQPTTASQIFHVLRRQMVRPLRKPLVIMTPKSLLRNKDATSPLSEFTSGGFQTVIPEQDEAIVKNAAKVKRVIACSGKVYYDLVKKRAEKDSKDVAIIRVEQLYPFPHKAFAAELKKFGNATEIVWCQDEPQNQGAWFFVQHYIHENMLDGQKLGYAGRAASASPAVGYAHLHQEQQKALVEAAFSKLKGFVLNK from the coding sequence ATGAGCGATCAGACGTCGGTCTACCAAGCCTACCAAGGCAATACCTATCTCTTCGGCGGCAACGCCCCCTACGTCGAGGAGATGTACGAGAACTACCTGGCCAACCCCGGCAGCGTGCCGGATTCCTGGCGCGAGTACTTTGACGCACTGCAACACGTGCCCGCTGTCGATGGCAGCGATGCCAAGGACGTGCCGCACCAGCCCGTCATCAACGCTTTCGCCGAGCGCGCCAAGCAAGGCGGCACCAAGGTGGTCGTGGCCTCCGGCGCCGACTCCGAGCTGGGCCGCAAGCGCACCGCCGTCCAGCAGCTGATCGCCGCCTACCGCAACGTCGGCGCACGCTGGGCCGACCTCGATCCCCTCAAGCGCACCGAGCGCCCCGAGATTCCCGAACTGGAGCCGTCGTTCTACGGCTTCACCGATGCCGACCAGGAAACGGTGTTCAACACGAGCAACACCTTCTTCGGCAAGGAAAGCATGTCCCTGCGCGAGCTGATGAACGCGCTGCGCGAGACCTACTGCGGCACCATCGGCTCCGAGTACATGTATGCCACCGACCAGGTGCAAAAGCGCTGGTGGCAGCAGAAGCTGGAGACCATCCGCGCCAAGGCCAACTTCGATGCGGACAAGAAAAAGCGCATTCTGGACCGCCTGACCGCGGCCGAGGGTCTGGAACGCTACCTGCACACCAAGTACGTCGGCCAGAAGCGCTTCTCGCTGGAAGGCGGCGAGAGCTTCATCGTCGCGATGGACGAGCTGATCAACGCCGCGGGCCAGAAGGGCGTGCAGGAAGTGGTGATCGGCATGGCCCACCGTGGCCGCCTGAACGTGCTGGTCAACACCCTGGGCAAGATGCCCAAGGACCTGTTCGCCGAGTTCGACCACACCGCCCCCGAAGACCTGCCCGCAGGCGACGTGAAGTACCACCAGGGCTTCAGCTCCGACGTGTCCACCGCGGGCGGCCCGGTCCACCTGTCGCTGGCCTTCAACCCATCGCACCTGGAAATCGTCAACCCCGTGGTCGAAGGCTCGGTGCGTTCGCGCATGGATCGCCGCGACGACCCGCACGGCAAGCAGGTGCTGCCCGTGCTGGTGCACGGCGACGCCGCCTTTGCCGGCCAGGGCGTGAACCAGGAAACCCTGGCGCTGGCCCAGACCCGTGGCTACACCACGGGCGGCACGGTGCACATCATCATCAACAACCAGATCGGTTTCACCACCTCCGATCCGCGCGACACCCGTTCGACGCTGTACTGCACCGACATCGTCAAGATGATCGAGTCGCCTGTGCTGCACGTCAACGGCGATGATCCGGAAGCCGTGGCACTGGCGGTGCAGCTGGCCCTGGAGTTCCGCATGGAATTCTCCAAGGATGTGGTCGTGGACATCGTCTGCTTCCGCAAGCTGGGCCACAACGAGCAGGACACGCCCGCGCTGACCCAGCCGCTGATGTACAAGAAGATCGGCACCCACCCCGGCACCCGCAAGCTGTACGCCGACAAGCTGGCCACGCAGGGCCTGGGCGAGACACTGGGCGACGACATGGCCAAGGCCTACCGTGCTGCCATGGACGAAGGCCGCCACACCGTCGATCCGGTGCTGACCAACTTCAAGAGCAAGTACGCCGTGGACTGGAGCCCGTTCCTGGGCAAGACCTGGACCGACGCCGGCGACACGGCGATTCCGCTGACGGAGTGGAAGCGCCTGGCCGAGCGCATCACCACCATCCCCGAGACCGTGACCCCGCACGCGCTGGTCAAGAAGGTCTACGACGACCGCGCCGCCATGGGCCGCGGCGAAGTCAACGTGGACTGGGGCATGGGCGAGCACATGGCCTTCGCATCGCTGGTCGCTTCGGGCTACCCCGTGCGCCTGTCGGGCGAGGACTGCGGCCGCGGCACCTTCACGCACCGCCATTCCGTCATCCATGACCAGAAGCGCGAGAAGTGGAGCGAAGGCACCTACATCCCGCTGCAGAACGTGGCCGACAGCCAGGCGCCGTTCACCGTCATCGACTCCATCCTGTCCGAAGAGGCCGTGCTGGGCTTCGAGTACGGCTATGCGTCGAACGACCCCAACACCCTGGTGATCTGGGAAGCACAGTTCGGCGACTTCGCCAACGGCGCCCAGGTGGTGATCGACCAGTTCATCGCCTCCGGCGAAGTCAAGTGGGGCCGCATCAACGGCATCACGCTGATGCTGCCGCACGGCTACGAAGGCCAGGGCCCCGAGCACAGCTCGGCCCGCCTGGAGCGCTTCATGCAGCTGGCCGCCGACACCAACATGCAGATCGTGCAGCCGACCACGGCCAGCCAGATCTTCCACGTGCTGCGCCGCCAGATGGTGCGCCCGCTGCGCAAGCCGCTGGTCATCATGACCCCCAAGTCTCTGCTGCGCAACAAGGATGCGACCTCGCCGCTGTCCGAGTTCACCAGCGGCGGCTTCCAGACCGTGATCCCCGAGCAGGACGAGGCCATCGTGAAGAACGCGGCCAAGGTCAAGCGCGTGATCGCATGCTCGGGCAAGGTCTACTACGACCTGGTCAAGAAGCGCGCCGAGAAGGACAGCAAGGACGTGGCCATCATCCGCGTCGAGCAGCTGTACCCCTTCCCGCACAAGGCCTTCGCCGCCGAACTCAAGAAGTTCGGCAACGCTACCGAGATCGTCTGGTGCCAGGACGAGCCGCAGAACCAGGGCGCCTGGTTCTTCGTGCAGCACTACATCCACGAGAACATGCTCGACGGCCAGAAGCTCGGCTACGCCGGCCGCGCCGCCTCGGCATCGCCTGCCGTGGGCTACGCACACCTGCATCAGGAGCAGCAAAAGGCGCTGGTGGAAGCCGCGTTCTCCAAGCTCAAGGGTTTTGTCCTGAACAAGTAA